Proteins encoded by one window of Bactrocera oleae isolate idBacOlea1 chromosome 4, idBacOlea1, whole genome shotgun sequence:
- the FANCI gene encoding Fanconi anemia group I protein homolog isoform X2: MFNVDKNNELSNTLHSRIHSSKGKSVVSLIGEYGEKKNFMELHSLIENTDTLTLVAILNSKFGRNDFVSFWSYILEGLSFGYSSCHIIEKRIVCVKHLLKGLQRVELRYKQTYDLIIRLCQHISTFPSDQLIYILEVCIDGIRMGDRKYVCWKDLLPDVLKVLANHTQLAVDGVLIKGSEFRANTVNSLITMNWPIEIITSIADMFRELNLKSSEVNAVLNKFGGLVLSLSPIDLPPLAFQLFSMCSSCTEVMILVLAFDKYFYRFYYKKLFADMESNSSDYDSIDTYSDKEMREAEETVLHHLNYCTQYKVGETQMSAVLRNFSSMPDLILTPFMLSSIITLSSANREPESRRVTTSVLLNFLRSVIHSNEYEQKMAEYSAWCRDTLLRKQVQLDYVLSVLIDQNKNGQDVITPGLVNLAFTLLKTKNNVPLNSLAMRFLTKFIRKRFVFGHGIVKKLAEWMMVEQDQFQFGECLLMLSVADTFTVSECIKTIKYVMEFFLWLPGDQSMRMMSFILPILRISAVVRDAFIEVLRKAINSSMQHIRTMAVYGFCMILKQLNNSNSQRSQLNASSFCTQHSISAFSLMSQVAIDSRQYPYHHFDMLTLEIMGLLRSCFANNVVMKSVLYENLQRAVELNPKLVPHVLQFIDWHFRSFFRVPNATDVEGNFCVMFDKVVRTSSVNAYELQIQDNLGLLVQFVSHCLIKLEGFEIGYDVREIKRLLRLAVDKVITKELQFEEKVNDDNWQPKKSVILEIQINFLEGLMAYSLLTANSNNDTITHILPLFKIHCRVSATYRSFTSISRKQLQKNNKINNADGSTMKNITINGVIVKNFNCTSLGNIWDFNVIEKFLRLLHEDVVPFATSHNTDVLRSNVEFVRYVLEITAQKVAALRDEPEHKQLAHSKRTLKYLTDLTKVVYERCIRRLGDVWSSFDKNTAALSAECFQQCIQTANVIYKKQFVEIFLKGFDFHSINNFKQSPEILQTIIDDFMEEEDSPDTLNQRGYSHDDNSDRKRILQALLQSLEVLYDNFSFTDRLTIESYKWLLKFCKCNVVKSEKLSLVHKLLFTQRQKTHSGAFFNTIALQLCTIWGAISDEFYDSECPPAFILKSLTMESAKPYFLYLCQVLRKQIDEVEHFILKANNLNFKYRIVTEDERDMCLSQLRSMERSICSQMLHISNALKNLVNACIPLGSSMDQLLKLLMQHYICLKNLTKHYLSCVETSQVCMQSTKFEFLLRAIGKPLPTNIYALISYIEANVIDKDQEKHLNPEADGAKILRETKFIPKVVLHLESFNRFVIILSKKTNSCISNFLHQGTVHDFRFRTHALTAAVQRTFSLSSEISVDFSVESKTEKNSNEEYPELTMNELPIVSRKIGKKIVRNDEQCKNTNEAEETLQGAVSKSVSIAILNHSATGRKSSKRKLRSCDNDNYGELFSFDTVDSAARSSSIPDNVEVLEYESNQESASQLFKNLAKINKKAKKRTLTDIDDNAVVNAGVIIPPKKRRGRTLNKK, from the exons ATGTTTAATGTcgataaaaataatgaattgtcTAATACTTTGCATTCAAGGATCCATAGTTCGAAGGGAAAATCTGTGGTGTCGTTGATTGGAGAATATggcgaaaagaaaaattttatggaaTTGCATAGCTTAATTGAGAACACTGACACATTGACG TTAGTTGCTATTTTAAATTCGAAATTTGGACGAAATGATTTTGTATCGTTTTGGAGTTACATTCTTGAAGGTCTCAGCTTTGGATACAGTagttgtcatatcatagaaaaaCGCATTGTTTGCGTGAAACATTTACTAAAAGGTTTGCAACGTGTTGAATTGCGATACAAGCAGACCTACGATTTGATAATACGACTATGTCAGCATATATCAACATTTCCATCTGACCAGTTAATTTATATTCTCGAAGTTTGTATCGATGGAATACGTATGGGTGATCGTAAATATGTGTG TTGGAAAGATTTACTACCAGATGTACTGAAAGTTTTAGCTAACCACACACAATTGGCTGTTGATGGCGTACTTATTAAAGGAAGTGAATTTCGTGCAAATACAGTCAATAGTCTGATAACAATGAATTGGCCCATAGAGATTATAACTTCGATTGCGGACATGTTTag GGAACTGAATTTGAAAAGTTCGGAAGTAAATGCCGTTCTTAATAAATTTGGTGGATTGGTCTTATCATTGTCTCCTATTGATTTGCCACCTTTagcttttcaattattttctatGTGTTCGTCATGTACAGAAGTAATGATATTAGTACTGGcttttgacaaatatttctaccgtttttattacaaaaaactgTTTGCTGATATGGAAAGCAATTCATCTGACTACGACTCCATTG ATACATATTCCGATAAAGAAATGCGTGAGGCCGAGGAGACGGTTTTGCATCATTTGAATTACTGCACACAATATAAAGTAGGGGAAACTCAAATGTCTGCTGTTTTGCGA aacTTTAGCTCAATGCCCGACTTAATACTGACTCCTTTTATGCTAAGCTCAATAATAACTTTGAGCTCTGCAAATCGGGAGCCCGAATCACGACGCGTTACCACATCTgtacttttaaattttctacGCAGTGTCATACACAGTAACGAGTATGAACAAAAAATGGCAGAATATTCAGCATGGTGTCGGGATACGTTGCTGCGAAAGCAAGTACAGTTGGATTATGTCCTCTCAGTACTTATTGATCAGAATAAAAATGGGCAAGATGTTATTACACCAGGTTTGGTTAATTTAGCTTTTACTTTGCTTAAAACAAAGAACAATGTGCCATTAAACTCGCTGGCTATGagatttttaactaaatttatacGCAAACGTTTTGTATTTGGACATGGAATTGTGAAAAAGTTAGCAGAATGGATGATGGTGGAACAAGATCAGTTTCAGTTTGGTG AGTGCTTACTTATGTTGAGTGTTGCAGATACATTCACAGTTTCCGAGTGCATAAAGACTATCAAATATGTAATGGAGTTTTTTTTGTGG TTACCAGGTGATCAATCAATgcgaatgatgtcgtttatacTACCAATACTAAGAATTTCTGCAGTTGTGCGAGACGCGTTCATTGAAGTGCTTCGGAAAGCCATTAATTCAAG CATGCAACACATTCGAACAATGGCGGTTTATGGTTTTTGTATGATACTTAAGCAGTTGAACAATAGTAATTCTCAACGATCGCAATTAAATGCTTCTAGTTTTTGTACCCAACATAGTATTTCCGCATTTTCATTGATGTCTCAAGTCGCTATTGACAGTCGACAATATCCTTACCATCATTTTGATATGTTAACCCTGGAAATAATGGGACTTCTGAGGAGTTGTTTTGCAAATAATGTAGTTATGAAGAGTGTATTATATGAAA acttGCAGCGTGCTGTAGAATTAAATCCAAAACTTGTGCCGCATGTGCTTCAATTTATTGACTGGCATTTTCGTTCGTTCTTTCGGGTTCCCAATGCCACAGATGTTGAAGGGAATTTCTGCGTGATGTTTGATAAAGTTGTGCGGACTTCCTCAGTGAATGCGTACGAATTACAAATTCAAGACAATCTAGGTCTTTTAGTACAGTTTGTTAGCCATTGTTTAATTAAGCTTGAAGGATTCGAAATCGGATATGATGTTAGAGAAATAAAACGATTGTTGCGTTTAGCTGTGGACAAAGTAATTACCAAGGAGTTGCAGTTCGAAGAAAAGGTAAAT gATGACAACTGGCAACCTAAAAAGAGCGTTATattagaaatacaaataaactttTTAGAAGGTTTAATGGCGTATTCTTTACTTACTGCAAATTCAAATAATGACACAATTACACATATTTTGCCATTATTCAAAATACACTGCAGGGTCAGTGCGACGTACAGG TCTTTTACGAGCATATCAAggaaacaattacaaaaaaataataaaatcaataatgCTGATGGATCTACAATGAAGAATATAACCATTAATGGTGTGATAGTAAAAAACTTCAATTGCACAAGTTTGGGAAATATTTGGgattttaatgtaattgaaaagtttctgcgacTTTTACATGA ggATGTTGTGCCTTTCGCTACAAGTCATAATACAGACGTACTTCGCTCAAATGTAGAATTTGTGCGGTACGTGTTAGAAATTACTGCACAGAAGGTAGCAGCTCTACGTGATGAACCAGAACATAAACAATTAGCTCACAGTAAGCGCACTTTGAAATATCTTACAGACTTAACAAAAGTTGTTTACGAACGTTGTATTCGTCGTTTGGGAGACGTATGGTCCAGCTTTGATAAAAACACGGCTGCTTTATCTGCCGAATGCTTTCAGCAGTGCATACAAACTGCAAACGTAATTTATAAGAAACAATTtgttgaaatattcttaaaaggTTTCG attttcattcaattaataactttaaacaATCCCCTGAGATTTTACAAACCATAATCGACGACTTTATGGAAGAGGAAGATTCTCCAGATACATTGAATCAGAGGGGTTATAGCCATGATGACAATTCTGATCGCAAAAGAATATTACAAGCTTTGCTTCAGAGTCTTGAAGTGCTTTatgataatttttcatttacggATCGCTTAACAATTGAGTCATATAAATGGTTACTGAAATTCTGCAAATGCAATGTTGTAAAGTCTGAAAAATTGAGCTTAGTGCATAAACTGCTATTTACTCAACGACAGAAAACACACTCCGGCGCCTTCTTCAACACAATAGCTCTACAATTATGCACCATTTGGGGTGCTATATCTGACGAGTTTTACGACAGCGAG TGTCCTCCGGCCTTTATTCTAAAATCGTTGACAATGGAAAGTGCAAAACCATATTTCTTATATCTATGTCAGGTATTACGAAAACAAATAGATGAAGTAGAACACTTCATTCtcaaagcaaataatttaaacTTCAAATATCGCATTGTAACTGAAGATGAGCGAGACATGTGTCTTAGTCAGTTGCGTTCAATGGAGCGATCGATATGTTCACAGATGCTTCATATctcaaatgcattaaaaaatcttGTGAATGCTTGCATTCCCTTAGGTTCGTCAATGGACCAGCTTTTGAAGCTCTTAATGCAGCactatatatgtttaaaaaaccTTACAAAGCATTACTTAAGTTGTGTTGAGACATCGCAAGTCTGTATGCAATCGACAAA ATTTGAATTTTTGCTGCGTGCTATTGGCAAACCCCTTCCCACAAATATTTATGCTCTTATTTCATACATTGAAGCAAACGTTATCGATAAAGACCAAGAAAAACATTTGAATCCGGAAGCAGACGGTGCTAAAATATTGCGAGAAACGAAGTTTATACCAAAAGTGGTATTACATCTAGAGTCCTTTAATCGTTTTGTGATAATTTTATCGAAGAAAACAAATAGCTGCATATCCAATTTTCTGCATCAAGGCACTGTTCATGATTTCCGTTTTCGAACACATGCATTGACAGCGGCAGTTCAGCGTACATTTTCGCTTAGCAGTGAGATTTCTGTAGATTTTAGTGTTGAAAGCAAGACGGAAAAAAACTCTAACGAGGAATACCCGGAACTAACGATGAACGAATTGCCCATTGTGTCAAGAAAAATCGGTAAAAAAATCGTAAGAAATGATGAACAATGCAAAAATACAAATGAAGCCGAAGAAACTTTGCAAGGAGCTGTATCTAAATCAGTTTCGATCGCGATTTTGAATCATTCAGCTACTGGTCGAAAATcgtcaaaaagaaaattacgcAGTTGCGATAACGACAATTATGGAGAGTTGTTCAGTTTTGATACCGTAGATAGTGCGGCACGCTCCTCTTCAATACCAGACAATGTGGAGGTCTTAGAATATGAAAGCAATCAAGAATCCGCCTCACAGTTGTTTAAAAACTTAGCAAAGATCAATAAGAAAGCTAAGAAAAGAACGCTTACCGATATTGATGATAATGCTGTGGTGAACGCAGGAGTTATAATTCCACCTAAAAAACGACGTGGTCgtacgttaaataaaaaataa
- the FANCI gene encoding Fanconi anemia group I protein homolog isoform X4 encodes MFNVDKNNELSNTLHSRIHSSKGKSVVSLIGEYGEKKNFMELHSLIENTDTLTLVAILNSKFGRNDFVSFWSYILEGLSFGYSSCHIIEKRIVCVKHLLKGLQRVELRYKQTYDLIIRLCQHISTFPSDQLIYILEVCIDGIRMGDRKYVCWKDLLPDVLKVLANHTQLAVDGVLIKGSEFRANTVNSLITMNWPIEIITSIADMFRELNLKSSEVNAVLNKFGGLVLSLSPIDLPPLAFQLFSMCSSCTEVMILVLAFDKYFYRFYYKKLFADMESNSSDYDSIDTYSDKEMREAEETVLHHLNYCTQYKVGETQMSAVLRNFSSMPDLILTPFMLSSIITLSSANREPESRRVTTSVLLNFLRSVIHSNEYEQKMAEYSAWCRDTLLRKQVQLDYVLSVLIDQNKNGQDVITPGLVNLAFTLLKTKNNVPLNSLAMRFLTKFIRKRFVFGHGIVKKLAEWMMVEQDQFQFGECLLMLSVADTFTVSECIKTIKYVMEFFLWLPGDQSMRMMSFILPILRISAVVRDAFIEVLRKAINSSMQHIRTMAVYGFCMILKQLNNSNSQRSQLNASSFCTQHSISAFSLMSQVAIDSRQYPYHHFDMLTLEIMGLLRSCFANNVVMKSVLYENLQRAVELNPKLVPHVLQFIDWHFRSFFRVPNATDVEGNFCVMFDKVVRTSSVNAYELQIQDNLGLLVQFVSHCLIKLEGFEIGYDVREIKRLLRLAVDKVITKELQFEEKDDNWQPKKSVILEIQINFLEGLMAYSLLTANSNNDTITHILPLFKIHCRVSATYRSFTSISRKQLQKNNKINNADGSTMKNITINGVIVKNFNCTSLGNIWDFNVIEKFLRLLHEDVVPFATSHNTDVLRSNVEFVRYVLEITAQKVAALRDEPEHKQLAHSKRTLKYLTDLTKVVYERCIRRLGDVWSSFDKNTAALSAECFQQCIQTANVIYKKQFVEIFLKGFDFHSINNFKQSPEILQTIIDDFMEEEDSPDTLNQRGYSHDDNSDRKRILQALLQSLEVLYDNFSFTDRLTIESYKWLLKFCKCNVVKSEKLSLVHKLLFTQRQKTHSGAFFNTIALQLCTIWGAISDEFYDSECPPAFILKSLTMESAKPYFLYLCQVLRKQIDEVEHFILKANNLNFKYRIVTEDERDMCLSQLRSMERSICSQMLHISNALKNLVNACIPLGSSMDQLLKLLMQHYICLKNLTKHYLSCVETSQVCMQSTKFEFLLRAIGKPLPTNIYALISYIEANVIDKDQEKHLNPEADGAKILRETKFIPKVVLHLESFNRFVIILSKKTNSCISNFLHQGTVHDFRFRTHALTAAVQRTFSLSSEISVDFSVESKTEKNSNEEYPELTMNELPIVSRKIGKKIVRNDEQCKNTNEAEETLQGAVSKSVSIAILNHSATGRKSSKRKLRSCDNDNYGELFSFDTVDSAARSSSIPDNVEVLEYESNQESASQLFKNLAKINKKAKKRTLTDIDDNAVVNAGVIIPPKKRRGRTLNKK; translated from the exons ATGTTTAATGTcgataaaaataatgaattgtcTAATACTTTGCATTCAAGGATCCATAGTTCGAAGGGAAAATCTGTGGTGTCGTTGATTGGAGAATATggcgaaaagaaaaattttatggaaTTGCATAGCTTAATTGAGAACACTGACACATTGACG TTAGTTGCTATTTTAAATTCGAAATTTGGACGAAATGATTTTGTATCGTTTTGGAGTTACATTCTTGAAGGTCTCAGCTTTGGATACAGTagttgtcatatcatagaaaaaCGCATTGTTTGCGTGAAACATTTACTAAAAGGTTTGCAACGTGTTGAATTGCGATACAAGCAGACCTACGATTTGATAATACGACTATGTCAGCATATATCAACATTTCCATCTGACCAGTTAATTTATATTCTCGAAGTTTGTATCGATGGAATACGTATGGGTGATCGTAAATATGTGTG TTGGAAAGATTTACTACCAGATGTACTGAAAGTTTTAGCTAACCACACACAATTGGCTGTTGATGGCGTACTTATTAAAGGAAGTGAATTTCGTGCAAATACAGTCAATAGTCTGATAACAATGAATTGGCCCATAGAGATTATAACTTCGATTGCGGACATGTTTag GGAACTGAATTTGAAAAGTTCGGAAGTAAATGCCGTTCTTAATAAATTTGGTGGATTGGTCTTATCATTGTCTCCTATTGATTTGCCACCTTTagcttttcaattattttctatGTGTTCGTCATGTACAGAAGTAATGATATTAGTACTGGcttttgacaaatatttctaccgtttttattacaaaaaactgTTTGCTGATATGGAAAGCAATTCATCTGACTACGACTCCATTG ATACATATTCCGATAAAGAAATGCGTGAGGCCGAGGAGACGGTTTTGCATCATTTGAATTACTGCACACAATATAAAGTAGGGGAAACTCAAATGTCTGCTGTTTTGCGA aacTTTAGCTCAATGCCCGACTTAATACTGACTCCTTTTATGCTAAGCTCAATAATAACTTTGAGCTCTGCAAATCGGGAGCCCGAATCACGACGCGTTACCACATCTgtacttttaaattttctacGCAGTGTCATACACAGTAACGAGTATGAACAAAAAATGGCAGAATATTCAGCATGGTGTCGGGATACGTTGCTGCGAAAGCAAGTACAGTTGGATTATGTCCTCTCAGTACTTATTGATCAGAATAAAAATGGGCAAGATGTTATTACACCAGGTTTGGTTAATTTAGCTTTTACTTTGCTTAAAACAAAGAACAATGTGCCATTAAACTCGCTGGCTATGagatttttaactaaatttatacGCAAACGTTTTGTATTTGGACATGGAATTGTGAAAAAGTTAGCAGAATGGATGATGGTGGAACAAGATCAGTTTCAGTTTGGTG AGTGCTTACTTATGTTGAGTGTTGCAGATACATTCACAGTTTCCGAGTGCATAAAGACTATCAAATATGTAATGGAGTTTTTTTTGTGG TTACCAGGTGATCAATCAATgcgaatgatgtcgtttatacTACCAATACTAAGAATTTCTGCAGTTGTGCGAGACGCGTTCATTGAAGTGCTTCGGAAAGCCATTAATTCAAG CATGCAACACATTCGAACAATGGCGGTTTATGGTTTTTGTATGATACTTAAGCAGTTGAACAATAGTAATTCTCAACGATCGCAATTAAATGCTTCTAGTTTTTGTACCCAACATAGTATTTCCGCATTTTCATTGATGTCTCAAGTCGCTATTGACAGTCGACAATATCCTTACCATCATTTTGATATGTTAACCCTGGAAATAATGGGACTTCTGAGGAGTTGTTTTGCAAATAATGTAGTTATGAAGAGTGTATTATATGAAA acttGCAGCGTGCTGTAGAATTAAATCCAAAACTTGTGCCGCATGTGCTTCAATTTATTGACTGGCATTTTCGTTCGTTCTTTCGGGTTCCCAATGCCACAGATGTTGAAGGGAATTTCTGCGTGATGTTTGATAAAGTTGTGCGGACTTCCTCAGTGAATGCGTACGAATTACAAATTCAAGACAATCTAGGTCTTTTAGTACAGTTTGTTAGCCATTGTTTAATTAAGCTTGAAGGATTCGAAATCGGATATGATGTTAGAGAAATAAAACGATTGTTGCGTTTAGCTGTGGACAAAGTAATTACCAAGGAGTTGCAGTTCGAAGAAAAG gATGACAACTGGCAACCTAAAAAGAGCGTTATattagaaatacaaataaactttTTAGAAGGTTTAATGGCGTATTCTTTACTTACTGCAAATTCAAATAATGACACAATTACACATATTTTGCCATTATTCAAAATACACTGCAGGGTCAGTGCGACGTACAGG TCTTTTACGAGCATATCAAggaaacaattacaaaaaaataataaaatcaataatgCTGATGGATCTACAATGAAGAATATAACCATTAATGGTGTGATAGTAAAAAACTTCAATTGCACAAGTTTGGGAAATATTTGGgattttaatgtaattgaaaagtttctgcgacTTTTACATGA ggATGTTGTGCCTTTCGCTACAAGTCATAATACAGACGTACTTCGCTCAAATGTAGAATTTGTGCGGTACGTGTTAGAAATTACTGCACAGAAGGTAGCAGCTCTACGTGATGAACCAGAACATAAACAATTAGCTCACAGTAAGCGCACTTTGAAATATCTTACAGACTTAACAAAAGTTGTTTACGAACGTTGTATTCGTCGTTTGGGAGACGTATGGTCCAGCTTTGATAAAAACACGGCTGCTTTATCTGCCGAATGCTTTCAGCAGTGCATACAAACTGCAAACGTAATTTATAAGAAACAATTtgttgaaatattcttaaaaggTTTCG attttcattcaattaataactttaaacaATCCCCTGAGATTTTACAAACCATAATCGACGACTTTATGGAAGAGGAAGATTCTCCAGATACATTGAATCAGAGGGGTTATAGCCATGATGACAATTCTGATCGCAAAAGAATATTACAAGCTTTGCTTCAGAGTCTTGAAGTGCTTTatgataatttttcatttacggATCGCTTAACAATTGAGTCATATAAATGGTTACTGAAATTCTGCAAATGCAATGTTGTAAAGTCTGAAAAATTGAGCTTAGTGCATAAACTGCTATTTACTCAACGACAGAAAACACACTCCGGCGCCTTCTTCAACACAATAGCTCTACAATTATGCACCATTTGGGGTGCTATATCTGACGAGTTTTACGACAGCGAG TGTCCTCCGGCCTTTATTCTAAAATCGTTGACAATGGAAAGTGCAAAACCATATTTCTTATATCTATGTCAGGTATTACGAAAACAAATAGATGAAGTAGAACACTTCATTCtcaaagcaaataatttaaacTTCAAATATCGCATTGTAACTGAAGATGAGCGAGACATGTGTCTTAGTCAGTTGCGTTCAATGGAGCGATCGATATGTTCACAGATGCTTCATATctcaaatgcattaaaaaatcttGTGAATGCTTGCATTCCCTTAGGTTCGTCAATGGACCAGCTTTTGAAGCTCTTAATGCAGCactatatatgtttaaaaaaccTTACAAAGCATTACTTAAGTTGTGTTGAGACATCGCAAGTCTGTATGCAATCGACAAA ATTTGAATTTTTGCTGCGTGCTATTGGCAAACCCCTTCCCACAAATATTTATGCTCTTATTTCATACATTGAAGCAAACGTTATCGATAAAGACCAAGAAAAACATTTGAATCCGGAAGCAGACGGTGCTAAAATATTGCGAGAAACGAAGTTTATACCAAAAGTGGTATTACATCTAGAGTCCTTTAATCGTTTTGTGATAATTTTATCGAAGAAAACAAATAGCTGCATATCCAATTTTCTGCATCAAGGCACTGTTCATGATTTCCGTTTTCGAACACATGCATTGACAGCGGCAGTTCAGCGTACATTTTCGCTTAGCAGTGAGATTTCTGTAGATTTTAGTGTTGAAAGCAAGACGGAAAAAAACTCTAACGAGGAATACCCGGAACTAACGATGAACGAATTGCCCATTGTGTCAAGAAAAATCGGTAAAAAAATCGTAAGAAATGATGAACAATGCAAAAATACAAATGAAGCCGAAGAAACTTTGCAAGGAGCTGTATCTAAATCAGTTTCGATCGCGATTTTGAATCATTCAGCTACTGGTCGAAAATcgtcaaaaagaaaattacgcAGTTGCGATAACGACAATTATGGAGAGTTGTTCAGTTTTGATACCGTAGATAGTGCGGCACGCTCCTCTTCAATACCAGACAATGTGGAGGTCTTAGAATATGAAAGCAATCAAGAATCCGCCTCACAGTTGTTTAAAAACTTAGCAAAGATCAATAAGAAAGCTAAGAAAAGAACGCTTACCGATATTGATGATAATGCTGTGGTGAACGCAGGAGTTATAATTCCACCTAAAAAACGACGTGGTCgtacgttaaataaaaaataa